A region from the Lolium perenne isolate Kyuss_39 chromosome 4, Kyuss_2.0, whole genome shotgun sequence genome encodes:
- the LOC127348388 gene encoding uncharacterized protein has protein sequence MEQDPSRMRNHLCDAACFHSRPVSRAKWMAKWDSKKYERYVVRKKRAAGKKALKDYLCMEKPTPHIQKYERCVVRQRRAERKKAMKDYLLYGKVNTSYTGWTYGQLCQFT, from the exons ATGGAGCAAGACCCTTCCCGGATGCGGAACCACCTCTGTGACGCGGCTTGTTTCCACTCCAGGCCTGTCTCGCGCGCAAAGTGGATGGCAAAGTGGGATTCCAAG AAATATGAGAGATACGTTGTTCGTAAAAAACGAGCAGCAGGAAAGAAGGCCCTCAAAGATTACCTTTGTATGGAAAAGCCAACACCTCATATACAG AAATATGAGAGATGCGTTGTTCGTCAAAGACGAGCAGAAAGAAAGAAGGCCATGAAAGATTACCTCCTATATGGAAAAGTCAACACCTCATATACAG GATGGACGTATGGGCAGCTTTGTCAATTCACATGA